The stretch of DNA TcgctgattgtgaaatctggtccgtacaggtcgcggcaaagtgacgcggaggcgtcatccacacGTTCGCGCGGATTGAAGtttgcagatgcgacgcgtctgCGTGAAGCACGCATTCGCATCGCCTAtctgtatggccactatggcaaattatatatcaaattgaagtctcagacgttagctttccaacgcaagtagaaccgcatcatttggacctctgtagctcaagttatgatcgtttagtgcgagagggtcaggctgacagcttttcagttccttcaacttcttgtattccttccacttttgcatgcttcattttcatcctctaaaccattcctgccctgtaatttcttgaaatcacttaacacacatatcaaggcatctaatggtaataaaagaggattaaataaaaggaaataaaagccaaagaagtatgttttcaatcatagcacagaatcaggaaggaaaatatagaacatgcaaatcatatgaataagtgggtaaagagttgataaaatccactcaattaagcacaagataaaccataaaatagtggtttatcagctcCACCTAATAATAATTGGGTGAAGATTAATACTGATGTTACATTTTCTAAAAAGTCTAGAATATGGGCGTTTGCAGTATTCATCAGAGATGCAAATGGCAGAATCAGAGGAGGTATTGCTGTGGAGATTGTAGCAAGCTCAGCAATTATGGCATAGGCATGGGCAATTAGAGAAGCTCTAATTATGGTGAAAAATCTGGACACATGCAACAGAATTGTGGAGTCTGATTACCTGCAGTTGATcgaaatactaaaaaaatcaaTGCTAAAAAATAGATGCTATTCTTGAAGATATTAGAGCTATGAAGAACGATTTACCTTGATGCAGATTTGCATGGATGCCACGACAAGGAAATCAGCTTGCTCACACCATAGCTTTGATGAGGCTAAGGGGAACTCTGTCAAGAAACTGGAGCACGACCTTGCCGCGGGAGGTAGCAGCAATTGCAGAAAAGAAAGTGTGCACCAGAGATTTCAATCAATCATAGCACAGAGAGCTAGAGTTAGTGAACGCAATGGGAGATTCATGATCACCGTAACTGAAAGTAAAGAATGCAGTTGTTTCTTATCCAATTCTAAGTCGCCGAGAGTCGAGAGATGAAAAGGATTGATGCCAAAGTTAAATTCAAGTAGTTGAACGATTCAGGTTGTTTCTATGGCTCTCCAAGTAGGCTAGCTTTTGGTCTTTCTAATTGTTGCGTCCAGGGCAGGGGGCTGTCCACcccaataaaaaaattctagagTTAAGTctcaaaatagtccttgaaatTGCATTCGTGTCTCAAAGTAATCTCTAAAGTTAATAATTACCCAAATTTATCTTCGAAGTTGCACTCTGGAACTCATAATAGTCCCTGAGGCATTTTCCGTTCATCGAAACCTTGAAACGACATCGTTTTGAACAAAAAGAAAGCGGTAGCGTAAAACCCTcaattcgaaaaaaataatgataaaaaaagagGAAGCTTAGCATAGAACCCACCCCTCCCCCCACATTCCCAATCtgttttcttctccttccccATCCTCATCCCCTTTCCCTTCCCCTTCTCCATCCCCAACCCGTCTCCTTTCCCTCCCCCaacccttcttcttctccttctgcTTCCCCAACCTGACGCCCTTctccttcctcttcctcctctgctTCCTCAACCTGAGGTTCTTCCCCTTTCCCTTCTCCTTTCTAATATGATGCCCTCCCCTTCCCCAACCATACTCTCACACTCACAAGAGCTCTCCTCAATCTTCACTGTCGCTGCCTCTCGCTGGCCTTCGTTTTAGTGTCGCGCAGCTCATCTCCCACTCCAACCTAGTCTCTCACACTCAAACACAGTAGAGACAGAGGCACAAAGCCTCAACCGTCTATGTCATTGTTGCACCGTTCACCAGCCTTCGTCTTGTTGCCGTGCCGCTTGCCAGCCTCTATCTCTGCTTGGTCTCCCTCTTCTCTCCTCTGGCACGGTTCTCTCTCTCAGCCatagtgatttttttaaattttttagttattcaatcattattttttaatgttctgGGTGATTGTTGCTGCTGATCCTAttttaatataacaataatggttaATTTTAGTTGTTTTCTATTATGTAATTATCActgacttttttttattgttactaTTTTTTGTGCTTGTTGCTATTTAGGTTGATTGATGCTTGCTATTTAAGTTGATTGATCTTTTCTGATTAATGCTGATTTTTTGTGATATTTTgtattgttgatttttatttttgtgatttgttgaagaagaagaagaacagagttgaaaaagaagaagagcatagtattgaagaagaagaaagagattttttttttaaatataaaacgaCGACGTTTCTCTAcgcatcttttttcttttttttctctttttttaaaatgacgTAGTTTTAAGGTTCTGATGAACAAAAAATGCTTCAATGACGTGAGTCTCGGAGTGCAACTTCGAGGATAAATTtgagtaattattaatttcaagaATTACTTTGAAGTTCGAGTGcaatttcagggactactttaaACCTTAACTCAAAAATCTATTCAATAAAAAGTTTAAGCTACCTATTTTTGTAAATTTgaagtttttaaattaatatttaaaaaaaaaagtctcgATGAAATGTGTaactttgcattaaaaaaaatcaattctgTATAAATATTCAACACAGCATTAGAAATGAAATATCTAATAAGCACAATAAGCAAGCAAATTTTCAAAACCGACCTTAGCTCAGTTGGTAGAGCGGAGGACTGTAGTTTGGGTTGACAGATATCCTTAGGTCGTTGGTTCGAATCCGGCAGGTcggaattttttgttttattcattTCCATTATTTTGATAAGATTTAAGCGTTGCATAAAATACATTTGTGAACAAATAACACATTCGTGCATGTGTGAATTCAAATACAATCCTATTCAACTTAATTACCaatcaaaactaaaaaattttaacttggATTATTTCCCATTGGTTACAAATTACATGAATTGGATCAAAACTATAATCTTAAGGCAACGCACCCGTTATAggaaacaaacaagaaaaataaataagattttAATATGCACAACTATATCAACTAGTGAATTAATAAACACTAACGTCtttactctttttatttattaaatgtataaaataataacaactgCATGAATAACCAAAATGCTTAACATTTTATATTCTATCTAAGGGACTGAGTTTAAATTAGACAAAAATCAATCCTAATACTTTACCGagtttatttcaaaaattcgaAATCAGCTATAAACTAATCTGAAAAAATCAAGTGAAACTATGTCAATCTGAcgtataattaatatatgtgaaGTACTACATATACAAGTCATTTTAATTTACAAGTCATATAAATTGGGCTAAATTCAACAAAAAGGACGCTCACCCATACGAGCGTGTTAACACGTGCATGTTAACACGTGCGCTACTCAATAGTTTTTATAGCGCGCTTCGCGTTCCTCCTCCCcattctcttccttcttcttctccttcttctttgtgtttcttctcttttttttgcatATTTCATCTTCGTcgtcatttttttattactgttgTTGTTACTGCATTTTTTTCcctccttctttttttattgattttgcaacaatatgtatttttttctttatttgattttttttctcccaaaagaattatgagaatataaaataagaagatgaagaaaaagacgcagcagaagatgagtagaaggaagaggaagagttttgaattatacagAACTTATTAGCATACATACactgaaaatttttaaacaatacacccaaatatcttcgtgttacacccaaatttgctacaaatacagaaaaatgtttcctctaatattgcatttttttcttttttttccttatttctttctttgttttagttaaacgaatgtaagttcatcctcttacaagtaattttataccattatgtgtttcttcttcttctttgtttgattttttgtttttattcttgttaaaagagtaaaacaaaaagaaatttgaaaagataaaacaagaaagaaaaataaataagaaaaaaaagaagaagaagaagatgatgatgatgatgaaaaagaagaagaagaagaagcaacagaagaattgaggaggagggagaagaagagttttgaattatgtacaATTTATCAGCATACatacaccgaaaattcttaaaaaatacacccaaatatcttcgtgttacacccaaatatcttgtaaatacagaaaatatttttttcaatgcaaaacttttacattacatttaattcaaaccatcaacgaTAAAACATTATTCACTTACAGAATTATAAACtactaacaaaaaaattcaCTAGAATTGAACCACACTTCAACTACTTGATTGGatttaaaacaataatcaattttattttgattcaattgataatctgaacttgaattattcattatcttcaacaacGAGACAAGGAGAAGAATGAGAAAAAGGAAGGATGAGAAGAAATTccaatgaaaaaagaaggaggaagaggaagaggaggtgATGGTGTTGGTGATGACGATAACGAAGAAGAACGTGCGCGCGTTGAATGGAAAATCTGTTAAATTAGGAGGTGCGTGAAATCGACGTGCTAGAAAAGGCGCGTCTAACGTGAAATAGAATATATGAATTTGTACAACTTGTATGAGTAGAACATTTGTATGTGAAGAATAATTGTTATATAATTTTACAAGTTTTTTATATAACAAATTAATGAAATatgacttttaaaaattaaatttaataaatattatataaaatattaaatttaatactaCGTGTACACCAAAATCAACTATTAAAGTCAGtcatcagtataaaatatatgttaaaatataaatacacattgaaaataaattaaattatacatgtatttatacacaaatacattaatAACTAATTGTAGTAACTAATTTTGGTTTTTGTATAAACTTTAAATATCTATACATAACaggctatttttttttatattgtaagGTGAATAGTGTAATATGGGTATATTAGACAAAATCGTCAGTAACGATTTAAAGAAGTGacaaatattataaaatgtgactaataatttgaaaaaggacAAAATCTTGCActtatccaaatcaaaagtCACAGTTTATCTTTTTTGAATCTCTAACACTGGCAAATAGTATagtattttgataatttatataaaataaattattttaaaagtaaaacgataatatatatatatatatatataatataaaaaaataatcactaatttaatttttgagattttcaatcttcatcaAAACAGTACATAACTTTtgaaaatgactaaaattattggtaaattacaaattataaatttacgTTTGTTCCTAATTCAATTACCATTGATACAGTGGTGATATGTAGCGTTAAAATTCCAATGTGAAATCCCCAACGATAATGTGATGTAGCTATGAGTTTAATGTGATCAAATATAGGtcttaattgattaattggactCATTTTTGTTAATTAGTTTTATCTTGATGTAGAGACTAAAATGAGTTCTATTAACGAATTTGAAACACCTATTTAATTATTGTGAAGTCTTAATCAGGTCACCCAATGATGTAAGAATTtgcctttttaaaaaaaaaattaattcataaataataattaattaaatgattTTCATGTCAGAGGTTATTTTatctgttattttttttttataatattttaacgATATTCTAGAAGTGGGAATATAATTAATATCAGTGAAAATTAAAAGTCAAACCGAGTTAATTATTatctttgacaaaaaaaaaccataaaaattagttaatgaatttttattattctttcttctttttcaagaaaggATTTAAGCCACATATCTATGCACTGTTTTCTAAAGTAATTATTTaccatttatatttttatcatatagtAAAAATATTGCCTAATCCTAGTAGAATATATCTAAGCCATGACTATTCATAGTAAATTTTAGACTCTCTCTCtccattaattaattttcaccTTAGATGACTATAAGACCAACAACAGATacggagagagagagaaaatagtGTATAAATATGTggcttaattattatttttggattaaatttttttatttaaaaaaaaacgagTTCTTACATcctattctttttaaaaaaaaattgtctccAAAATTTAGATACCTGAGATAGATGCGGTACATTACTTTCATGGTAGACTCTAACTCTTAAGTATGTTCTTCTATTCTGTCTCTTTTTCAAACAACTTTTATTAGAGGGACTTTTTTTTCCGTCAATTTCTTAACATTCCGATCAACTATCCTCATTGGTGGTACTCGAAAAGTTAAATCGTCTCATAACTTAATCGACTCAGACTCTAAGACATGACTTTCATCAGAGTATACTTTCTAAGTTGAGAGACGTGAAACAGGTCGTGAAAGTTGGACAAATACTAGAAAAGTACTACTTGATAAACTATGGGACCTACCCTCAGAATTTGGAAGGGGCCTATGTATAGGGTTCAACTTTCTAGTCCTAATACTACGACCTACTCCAATAGTTGGGGTAACCTTAAAGAATACGTGATCACTCTCATTAAATTCTAAAGGATTTTTCCTTCTATCGGCATAATTTTTTTGTCGGCTTTGGACTATTAGAATTCTATCACGAATCCGCTTGACTTGTTGATGGCCTCTTGAACTAATTTCGGTCCTAGCATACTGAATTTCTTTCCCTCGTGCTATCATAAAGTTGATTGGCATTTGCACCCATAGAACGCTTCGTATGACGTCATTCCGATTCTCGTATGGTGATTATTGTTATATGTAAACTCTACTAGTGGCAGATATCTATCTCAACTCCCTTTCTGGCCTAATGTGCAAGTTCTTAACATGTCTTCTAGGGTTTGGATAGTTTACTATGATTGTCCATCAATTTGATATTacctttataaaaaaatattaattaaaatataaaaacaaaaaaattattactaattttataaaatatatattttaattctatAATATAACAATGAGTTGGATTGAGTCGACCCAAACCATAACTCAAATCTAACTCGAAAATAACAAACTCAAATTcggaaaaaaatatagagtcTGAGGTAAGTTTCGGGTCAGATCGAATCTGATCTTGCATTCCCTAGTTTTACATTTTATtcgtattttaattataaatataagtaATATTTGATTATATCATTTATAACGTTCGACTATATTCCGTATAAATATATTCTGTTTTGGGTATTGTATTCCTTATAAATCTTATTACAAATGTGATTAGCGGGCTGATTTTTATACCCGTGTAGCATGTGGTTGGGTATATACCCTAAATTGATTTCTTCTTAACCTCGATCCGAACTCCAAAGACATCCAAACTGAAACAACGAACACCCTAACAGAACCACGATAGCTTGAGCATCTATCTCGAAACTGGCTCAACATTGAAGTATGCTTATCAAGTCTATACTCCACTAATCCTTTCATTCCTAAatattcattcataattcagTTCAATGTAATTAGATATAATTGTACCTAAATAATTGAATGATGGACGGTATGAGACACTTGAATTGCTCTACGTTCTACTATTTTTCAACCCATTACGATCAAATTCAGGTAGCATTTGGTATTGGACTCGTTTCTTAATAGAAATTTTGGAGGTGTATGACTATGAATAACTTAGTTTGACCCCATTGTAGAATCCTTTTCAATTAATTTGTTAGCACAGTTGACAGCATGAGGATCAAAGGATTCAAATCTCTTACCAATAGCAAAAGGTTACTAAGATCAAGTGACATAAACACATTGTATTACACAAGAACATACCCACCATTTCTTCATTAACAGCTGGTCCATGTTAGTAACAGTTCATattctatttcttttctttttaataagaAATTAGTTGCTGCCAATTTGAAGATGACTGAGACGAACGAGTGGAAATGTGAAGGCACCATTCTGCAAAAGGACTAAATTGACCTCAAAAAATGGGGCCAGCTCTGTTGTTAGATGATGTAACCTGGATGACTCAGGCATGCACATTCCAACATGTATTTTCCTATGGATGCTAACGGTTATGTAAACATCAATCTCCCTTCataaagaagaaaggaagataCAATACGTTCGGTAATTTGCCTCTAAGAACAGTTATGTTTATCAAGTCCCTCATAACCCTGTCACTAtcctctttctttctattttctttttctttaccataacctgttaataataataataataataataaatctcaaCAAGTTAAAAATGTCTGATTAAAAGGACACTACAAGTTACATAATCTAGGAGTAAAGATCCAACACACTGGATTCCACTCGCTTCAATTTCTATTgtgattatttttcttcttcatcaagtCAAAGACTACTCAACAGTCAACAACAATTTGCTACTCCAGATTATCCTCTGAAGAAAGACAGGCTGTTGATGATAACATGGATAGTTTTATAGCCAGACAATCAGCTTTGTTCACTTAGTGATGCCTATATCTAGTTGCACTTGAAATATGCCTTTTTGTTTTCCACAACTCAAACTACAAAAAATCAGCTCCAAAAGCGCTTCATGCTTATTTAAAATGtgatgaataataaataaatttagagTAATATCCCAAATCAGTCTCCAAAAAATTCTAGTTGGATAATTTAATCCTCAACAAATTTTAATCACCAAATGAGTTCCtaatctttaattttgttagacATATCAATCTTCACGTCAAATTTTGGTAGAGTTAGACAAATCAGTACTTGCCATTATTTAATAAAGGCATAACAGTGcctaagaattttttaaaattctcatATTAGTCCCTCCATATAGTCGATCTGATATGGGAACTGATTTGTccaatgaaataaaaatttgtgAACTGATCTGATgattaaaatttgttgagaaCTAAAGTgtctaaataaaaattagttagggGTGATTTGGAATATTACTCATAAATTTATGAATCCAGTGCTGCATTTCAAATCCTGTACGTAGCAATGAAGGATTAAGATTTGAACAAGTCATTTTGTGTATTCATAAATAGTTCAGGAACATTTTATATGTTAATATACTCAGGGATTAGCAAGAGTTTACCAAATTATGTTCTGTTGACTAAGTCTAGTTATCAATTAGCGATCTGTAACTCCAAAACAGCCAACTAACATGTCAGATGTTATGCAAATATTACATATACAGTAACATTTTAGAAACCATTTAAACCAGAATTTTCCCCTGCAAAGTATCATCACCTTCATAAGATGAATCTCAATACAAACAGAAAGACACAACATACAAGCATGTCATCAATCAATCTTTGGAGGTCAGCATGAGTAAAACCAAATGAGGGGATTATCTAGCAACATCAGTTTAAACTATGCTACAAAAACAATACACATCATCTACAGGCATTCCAAATTACCTAAATAGAAGGCAATAAAAAACAAGTTAGCAGCTATTTACTCACTTGGACCAACTGTTAGCTGGAGAATCCTCAAGCACACGGCTGCTAGCAGAACCACTTGGACTCCCATATATTATTTCATTCTGGGTAGCACCCTCCTGAGCTTTAAGCCCACCGGACAATGGTGGAAAGAAAGCAGTCTGTGACCAAGGATCATAACCACTTGAACCAGGAACAGGGCTGAATGCGCCACTACTCTGACCATTGGGAATAAAAACACTTTGGGGAGAATGGGATATGTTATCATCTTTGTTAAAAAGAGAAGCCATAGTCTTCTGAGATGACGGAAGCACAAAATCATCCTTGTTTGGTACATTTCTTTGTGAGGATAAAAGCCAGCTACCAGGGCCACCAACCAAACCTAAACCTAAACTTTCCTGACCTAGTGGAGGGGTACTCCACATCTGCCATGTTCCCTTCTCACTTGTAGCTGCATTGTCCAAAGGAAGTGCATTATCTTGGGTGCTGGGGGTACTTGGAAACCGATTAGAACAGCTATGCTTCTCTCGGGATAACGGCGACTCAATTGGAGACGGCTTACTGACTTCAGAACTAGCAGTTATGTTTTTCAAAGAGTGAGGCTTTGCTACTTCCGTGTCTGCTACAAAGGCACTTCCCTTGTCTAACTGAAAATCATTGAGTGACTGGGAAACAGGCCCAAGCAAGGATACTGGATCAAATTCATTAAGTGACTTCGAAACAGGCCCAAGCAAAGATACTGGATCAGGAATATAGCAGGGATCTTCAAAAAGCTCTTGTTCTTCATGCCTATAGTCATGTGCTTTATTCCCAGCAGGTGAGAATATGGGTTCAATTGCAGGAGAAAAACCAAGACTACTACTACTAGTTGTTCCATTTGGAAATGTGGAAATATTAAATGGTGATGGAAGACCAAAGTGGATTGGATTATTAAAAGATTGTGTAACCGGTGGTGGAGCAGATAACTGAGGGCTTTTGATTTCTCCTTGAGTCTTGGAATTCGGTCTACATATTACATTCGAATTTGAGGGTTGAGGAGCAGATGAACCGCGAGTAAATAATTGCTGCCATGACATTTTAGGTGCTGACCATGGTTTTGGTTCTGGAATAACCTGCAGGGTACAGCCACCATGGTAATGCATTTTTCTTTATGGGCCAAAAAAGGGCTACATAAGATCACGGTAAATAACGAGCAATTAAGTTTAATATTAGCTACATTATCTTCCAGAATTTGTTCATAAACCACATGATGATAATTAAGAATATGAACAGACAAATTGTAGTTAGTTGTGGAGGCAATATTAAAGGCAGAGAAAAAGGGATAGAAAGCAAAACAACTTACAGAGTGAGTGATATTCCTATCATCTCCATTCAAATTGGATTTTGCAGCTGGACGATCAGGAAGACCAACATCTCTCCTGTTGGCAGCAGTATGAACATGATCTACAGAACTGTTAAACTTGTTTTCTTTCAAAACAGTGGTAGGAACATTAGTACCCCTTCCAAAACCAAGTGCCTTTGAAGAGGACAAAATTGTACCTCGCATACGATCAAGAtatcttgttccagtacttccTCGATTATAATTGTTCACAACATTTTTACTATGTGCATTGTCTGTACTCTGTCCCTTGCCAATCTCTAACCCAGATTTCTGATGCTCTCTCCGATCAGTTTCACTCTTTTTATCAAAGTCCCGCTTCCGCTCACTTTCCTTTCCAGCTTTCTTTTCTAATTCTTCTACATCAGAGTTGCTCTTACTAGACCCCTTATCTTTCTCCCTTCTTTTTTCCTGACGCTTCTTCTCAGTTTCCTTCCTACTTTCTTTCTCCTTACTGGATTGTGACGATTTACTGCGATCTTTTTCAGCTTCAACTTTCTCATCCCTCAGTCTTCTACGCTCCTCGACTAACCTTGCAACCTCCTCCCTCTGTTTCCTCTCCTCCTCCTCGAGAAGTTCTTTCTCTAGCCTAGCCTGTCTTTTCTCCTCTGCCTTCCTCCGTGCTCTTTCACCTCTACTTTCATTGAGGCTTCCCCCGTTCTCACCCCGCTTTGCTAAAAGCGCCCTATGTTCAGCATCAGATGAACATTCTTCTCTTGAACTAATTCTAAAAGCCTTTCTCCAGAGCCATCTAATGCTCAAGAAAAAAGATGTCAAAAGCTtgcaaacaaaaaacaaaataccAGAATATGACCTCTCTGTCAAACAATGCTCATCTGCAAAAACACC from Arachis duranensis cultivar V14167 chromosome 4, aradu.V14167.gnm2.J7QH, whole genome shotgun sequence encodes:
- the LOC107485245 gene encoding stress response protein nst1; this encodes MCILCVIQKWSRRVATMLPWLVIPLIGLWALSQLLPPAFRFEITSPRLACVFVLLITLFWYEILMPQLSAWRVRRNARLRERKRFEAIEMQKLRKTATRRCRNCLNPYRDQNPGGGRFMCSYCGHISKRPVLDLPVPPGLGISNSGLVKDLVGKSGKILNSKVWSENGWMCSQDWLENGNWVGGSMPSNPSNWRTNGNAGVFADEHCLTERSYSGILFFVCKLLTSFFLSIRWLWRKAFRISSREECSSDAEHRALLAKRGENGGSLNESRGERARRKAEEKRQARLEKELLEEEERKQREEVARLVEERRRLRDEKVEAEKDRSKSSQSSKEKESRKETEKKRQEKRREKDKGSSKSNSDVEELEKKAGKESERKRDFDKKSETDRREHQKSGLEIGKGQSTDNAHSKNVVNNYNRGSTGTRYLDRMRGTILSSSKALGFGRGTNVPTTVLKENKFNSSVDHVHTAANRRDVGLPDRPAAKSNLNGDDRNITHSVIPEPKPWSAPKMSWQQLFTRGSSAPQPSNSNVICRPNSKTQGEIKSPQLSAPPPVTQSFNNPIHFGLPSPFNISTFPNGTTSSSSLGFSPAIEPIFSPAGNKAHDYRHEEQELFEDPCYIPDPVSLLGPVSKSLNEFDPVSLLGPVSQSLNDFQLDKGSAFVADTEVAKPHSLKNITASSEVSKPSPIESPLSREKHSCSNRFPSTPSTQDNALPLDNAATSEKGTWQMWSTPPLGQESLGLGLVGGPGSWLLSSQRNVPNKDDFVLPSSQKTMASLFNKDDNISHSPQSVFIPNGQSSGAFSPVPGSSGYDPWSQTAFFPPLSGGLKAQEGATQNEIIYGSPSGSASSRVLEDSPANSWSK